From the genome of Anopheles moucheti chromosome 3, idAnoMoucSN_F20_07, whole genome shotgun sequence, one region includes:
- the LOC128301723 gene encoding ribosome biogenesis protein BOP1 homolog isoform X3, with the protein MVANKEKAMKRKASIVGATAEQIVSKQEPDASNEGSSEASDYESDEENLLASINNDGEDSSDSDREYASDDDDEVLSFESHDSDRELEEIENDEDDEADGEDDEDDEEADSADDVNSDSSPEEDEGELADSSDEEFVEEEVKTKQAKPDKKKKPATEIESDEEPLPQDDDDDEPKLGRIEDVLGTDEKKTRGLNVFPALPKKRGKKKDEYAGGDTSDEEDIRNTVGNIPMHWYNEYKHIGYDWDAKKIIKAKKGDAIDDFLQRMEDPNFWRTVTDPQTGQKVVLSDADVGLIKRIIAGRNPDAEYNDYEPFVEWFTSEMEKMPIRNIPDSKRSFLPSKVEKQKIGKYVHALKMGWMKTMAEKRRLAAIRRAPKFHMLWETDHGKEEMRRIHDHVVAPKRPLPGHAESYNPPPEYLFDEKELTEWKKLSNEPWKRKRQFVPQKFNSLREVPAYSRFVKERFLRCLDLYLCPRSRRTRVAVGPEYLIPKLPSPRDLQPFPTLQNLIYKGHTNMIRCISVEPKGEYLVTGSDDMTVKIWEISTARCIRTIPTGDIVRSVAWCPNSKISLVAVASGKRVLLINPKVGDYVLVKKTDDLLSEAPRSDTVDNERIKTAIQWGEATEEENKLGVRIVITHFREVRQVTWHGRGDYFATVMPDAAYRSVMIHQLSKRRSQLPFSKSKGLVQCVLFHPVKPCLFVATQRHVRVYDLVKQMMLKKLYPGCKWISSMAIHPKGDNLLVGTYEKRLIWFDLDLSTKPYQQLRIHNAAIRSVSFHLRYPLFASAGDDRSVIVSHGMVYNDLLQNPLIVPLRRLKNHEIVNDFSVLDTVFHPTQPWIFSSGADNTVRLYT; encoded by the exons ATGGTGGCCAACAAAGAAAAGGCAATGAAACGTAAAGCTTCCATTGTTGGAGCAACGGCAGAACAGATTGTTTCCAAACAAGAACCAGATGCATCGAACGAAGGCAGCTCTGAAGCGAGCGACTATGAATCGGATGAG GAAAACCTTCTCGCCAGTATCAACAATGATGGCGAAGATAGCAGCGATTCGGATAGAGAATATGCCtctgacgatgatgatgaggtgTTAAGCTTCGAAAGCCATGATTCGGATAGAGA GCTGGAAGAAATCGAaaacgatgaagatgatgaagcCGACGGTGAGGATGATGAGGACGATGAGGAAGCCGATTCGGCTGATGACGTGAACAGTGATAGTTCGCCGGAAGAAGATGAGGGAGAGTTGGCGGATAGCAGCGATGAAGAGTTCGTCGAGgaggaagtgaaaacaaaacaagctaaACCagataagaaaaagaaacccgCAACAGAGATTGAGTCGGATGAAGAACCACTTCCgcaggacgacgacgacgatgagcCAAAGCTTGGCAGAATTGAAGATGTGCTCGGTACGGATGAGAAGAAAACACGCGGGCTCAATGTGTTTCCTGCGTTGCCGAAAAAGAGAGGCAAGAAGAAGGATGAGTACGCCGGTGGAGATACATCGGATGAGGAGGATATCCGGAACACGGTCGGTAACATTCCGATGCACTGGTACAACGAGTACAAGCACATCGGTTACGATTGGGATGCGAAAAAGATCATCAAGGCGAAGAAGGGTGATGCGATCGATGATTTCCTGCAGCGCATGGAGGATCCGAACTTCTGGCGTACGGTAACGGATCCACAGACGGGCCAGAAGGTGGTACTGTCCGATGCCGATGTTGGACTGATCAAGCGCATCATAGCGGGACGCAACCCGGACGCCGAGTATAACGATTACGAACCGTTCGTCGAGTGGTTCACGTCGGAGATGGAAAAGATGCCGATACGCAACATTCCGGACAGTAAGCGTTCGTTCCTGCCGAGCAAGgtggaaaagcaaaagatTGGCAAGTATGTGCACGCACTGAAGATGGGTTGGATGAAGACGATGGCGGAAAAGCGTCGACTGGCAGCGATCCGCCGTGCGCCAAAGTTCCATATGCTGTGGGAGACTGACCATGGCAAGGAGGAGATGCGTCGCATTCATGATCATGTTGTTGCCCCGAAACGGCCACTCCCGGGACATGCGGAATCGTATAATCCACCACCGGAATATCTGTTCGATGAGAAGGAGCTGACCGAGTGGAAGAAACTCAGCAACGAGCCTTGGAAACGGAAGCGTCAATTCGTTCCCCAAAAGTTCAACAGCTTGCGGGAAGTACCGGCCTACTCGCGATTTGTTAAGGAGCGGTTTCTGCGGTGTTTGGATCTGTATCTTTGTCCGCGCAGCAGACGTACGCGTGTCGCTGTTGGTCCGGAGTATCTGATACCGAAGCTGCCGTCACCGCGCGACTTGCAACCGTTCCCGACGCTTCAGAACCTAATCTACAAGGGCCACACGAACATGATCCGTTGCATTAGCGTGGAACCGAAGGGTGAATACCTTGTGACCGGGTCGGATGATATGACGGTGAAAA TTTGGGAAATATCGACTGCACGTTGTATCCGCACGATACCGACCGGTGACATTGTGCGATCAGTAGCGTGGTGCCCCAACAGCAAGATATCGCTGGTGGCCGTGGCCAGTGGGAAACGTGTGCTGCTCATCAATCCAAAGGTTGGCGATTACGTGCTGGTGAAGAAAACGGATGACCTGCTTTCGGAGGCACCCCGATCCGATACGGTTGATAACGAGCGTATCAAGACCGCGATCCAGTGGGGCGAGGCAAcagaggaagaaaacaaactggGCGTACGGATCGTGATCACGCACTTCCGCGAGGTGCGCCAGGTGACCTGGCATGGTCGGGGTGATTACTTCGCTACCGTGATGCCGGATGCGGCCTATCGCTCCGTCATGATCCATCAGCTGTCCAAACGGCGATCGCAGCTTCCGTTCTCGAAGAGCAAGGGTTTGGTCCAGTGCGTTCTGTTCCATCCGGTTAAACCGTGTCTTTTTGTGGCG ACCCAGCGGCACGTGCGTGTGTACGACCTGGTGAAACAGATGATGTTGAAGAAACTGTACCCCGGTTGCAAATGGATCTCCAGCATGGCCATCCATCCGAAGGGTGACAATCTGCTGGTCGGTACGTACGAAAAGCGACTGATCTGGTTCGATCTCGATCTGTCCACCAAACCGTATCAGCAACTACGAATCCACAATGCTGCGATACGAAGTGTTTCGTTCCATCTGCGCTATCCACTGTTTGCATCCGCCGGTGACGATCGTAGTGTGATCGTGTCTCACGGCATGGTTTACAA TGATCTGTTGCAAAATCCACTGATTGTGCCACTGAGGCGGTTGAAAAACCATGAAATTGTGAACGACTTTTCCGTGTTGGATACAGTGTTTCATCCTACGCAACCGTGGATTTTCTCATCCGGAGCAGACAATACGGTACGTTTGTACACGTAA
- the LOC128301723 gene encoding ribosome biogenesis protein BOP1 homolog isoform X2, with amino-acid sequence MVANKEKAMKRKASIVGATAEQIVSKQEPDASNEGSSEASDYESDEENLLASINNDGEDSSDSDREYASDDDDEVEYASDDDDEVLSFESLESELDDDGEENEGATLEEIENDEDDEADGEDDEDDEEADSADDVNSDSSPEEDEGELADSSDEEFVEEEVKTKQAKPDKKKKPATEIESDEEPLPQDDDDDEPKLGRIEDVLGTDEKKTRGLNVFPALPKKRGKKKDEYAGGDTSDEEDIRNTVGNIPMHWYNEYKHIGYDWDAKKIIKAKKGDAIDDFLQRMEDPNFWRTVTDPQTGQKVVLSDADVGLIKRIIAGRNPDAEYNDYEPFVEWFTSEMEKMPIRNIPDSKRSFLPSKVEKQKIGKYVHALKMGWMKTMAEKRRLAAIRRAPKFHMLWETDHGKEEMRRIHDHVVAPKRPLPGHAESYNPPPEYLFDEKELTEWKKLSNEPWKRKRQFVPQKFNSLREVPAYSRFVKERFLRCLDLYLCPRSRRTRVAVGPEYLIPKLPSPRDLQPFPTLQNLIYKGHTNMIRCISVEPKGEYLVTGSDDMTVKIWEISTARCIRTIPTGDIVRSVAWCPNSKISLVAVASGKRVLLINPKVGDYVLVKKTDDLLSEAPRSDTVDNERIKTAIQWGEATEEENKLGVRIVITHFREVRQVTWHGRGDYFATVMPDAAYRSVMIHQLSKRRSQLPFSKSKGLVQCVLFHPVKPCLFVATQRHVRVYDLVKQMMLKKLYPGCKWISSMAIHPKGDNLLVGTYEKRLIWFDLDLSTKPYQQLRIHNAAIRSVSFHLRYPLFASAGDDRSVIVSHGMVYNDLLQNPLIVPLRRLKNHEIVNDFSVLDTVFHPTQPWIFSSGADNTVRLYT; translated from the exons ATGGTGGCCAACAAAGAAAAGGCAATGAAACGTAAAGCTTCCATTGTTGGAGCAACGGCAGAACAGATTGTTTCCAAACAAGAACCAGATGCATCGAACGAAGGCAGCTCTGAAGCGAGCGACTATGAATCGGATGAG GAAAACCTTCTCGCCAGTATCAACAATGATGGCGAAGATAGCAGCGATTCGGATAGAGAATATGCCtctgacgatgatgatgaggt AGAATATGcctctgatgatgatgatgaggtgtTAAGCTTCGAAAGCCTTGAATCGGAgttggatgatgatggtgaagaaaatgaaggcGCAACGCTGGAAGAAATCGAaaacgatgaagatgatgaagcCGACGGTGAGGATGATGAGGACGATGAGGAAGCCGATTCGGCTGATGACGTGAACAGTGATAGTTCGCCGGAAGAAGATGAGGGAGAGTTGGCGGATAGCAGCGATGAAGAGTTCGTCGAGgaggaagtgaaaacaaaacaagctaaACCagataagaaaaagaaacccgCAACAGAGATTGAGTCGGATGAAGAACCACTTCCgcaggacgacgacgacgatgagcCAAAGCTTGGCAGAATTGAAGATGTGCTCGGTACGGATGAGAAGAAAACACGCGGGCTCAATGTGTTTCCTGCGTTGCCGAAAAAGAGAGGCAAGAAGAAGGATGAGTACGCCGGTGGAGATACATCGGATGAGGAGGATATCCGGAACACGGTCGGTAACATTCCGATGCACTGGTACAACGAGTACAAGCACATCGGTTACGATTGGGATGCGAAAAAGATCATCAAGGCGAAGAAGGGTGATGCGATCGATGATTTCCTGCAGCGCATGGAGGATCCGAACTTCTGGCGTACGGTAACGGATCCACAGACGGGCCAGAAGGTGGTACTGTCCGATGCCGATGTTGGACTGATCAAGCGCATCATAGCGGGACGCAACCCGGACGCCGAGTATAACGATTACGAACCGTTCGTCGAGTGGTTCACGTCGGAGATGGAAAAGATGCCGATACGCAACATTCCGGACAGTAAGCGTTCGTTCCTGCCGAGCAAGgtggaaaagcaaaagatTGGCAAGTATGTGCACGCACTGAAGATGGGTTGGATGAAGACGATGGCGGAAAAGCGTCGACTGGCAGCGATCCGCCGTGCGCCAAAGTTCCATATGCTGTGGGAGACTGACCATGGCAAGGAGGAGATGCGTCGCATTCATGATCATGTTGTTGCCCCGAAACGGCCACTCCCGGGACATGCGGAATCGTATAATCCACCACCGGAATATCTGTTCGATGAGAAGGAGCTGACCGAGTGGAAGAAACTCAGCAACGAGCCTTGGAAACGGAAGCGTCAATTCGTTCCCCAAAAGTTCAACAGCTTGCGGGAAGTACCGGCCTACTCGCGATTTGTTAAGGAGCGGTTTCTGCGGTGTTTGGATCTGTATCTTTGTCCGCGCAGCAGACGTACGCGTGTCGCTGTTGGTCCGGAGTATCTGATACCGAAGCTGCCGTCACCGCGCGACTTGCAACCGTTCCCGACGCTTCAGAACCTAATCTACAAGGGCCACACGAACATGATCCGTTGCATTAGCGTGGAACCGAAGGGTGAATACCTTGTGACCGGGTCGGATGATATGACGGTGAAAA TTTGGGAAATATCGACTGCACGTTGTATCCGCACGATACCGACCGGTGACATTGTGCGATCAGTAGCGTGGTGCCCCAACAGCAAGATATCGCTGGTGGCCGTGGCCAGTGGGAAACGTGTGCTGCTCATCAATCCAAAGGTTGGCGATTACGTGCTGGTGAAGAAAACGGATGACCTGCTTTCGGAGGCACCCCGATCCGATACGGTTGATAACGAGCGTATCAAGACCGCGATCCAGTGGGGCGAGGCAAcagaggaagaaaacaaactggGCGTACGGATCGTGATCACGCACTTCCGCGAGGTGCGCCAGGTGACCTGGCATGGTCGGGGTGATTACTTCGCTACCGTGATGCCGGATGCGGCCTATCGCTCCGTCATGATCCATCAGCTGTCCAAACGGCGATCGCAGCTTCCGTTCTCGAAGAGCAAGGGTTTGGTCCAGTGCGTTCTGTTCCATCCGGTTAAACCGTGTCTTTTTGTGGCG ACCCAGCGGCACGTGCGTGTGTACGACCTGGTGAAACAGATGATGTTGAAGAAACTGTACCCCGGTTGCAAATGGATCTCCAGCATGGCCATCCATCCGAAGGGTGACAATCTGCTGGTCGGTACGTACGAAAAGCGACTGATCTGGTTCGATCTCGATCTGTCCACCAAACCGTATCAGCAACTACGAATCCACAATGCTGCGATACGAAGTGTTTCGTTCCATCTGCGCTATCCACTGTTTGCATCCGCCGGTGACGATCGTAGTGTGATCGTGTCTCACGGCATGGTTTACAA TGATCTGTTGCAAAATCCACTGATTGTGCCACTGAGGCGGTTGAAAAACCATGAAATTGTGAACGACTTTTCCGTGTTGGATACAGTGTTTCATCCTACGCAACCGTGGATTTTCTCATCCGGAGCAGACAATACGGTACGTTTGTACACGTAA
- the LOC128301723 gene encoding ribosome biogenesis protein BOP1 homolog isoform X1: MVANKEKAMKRKASIVGATAEQIVSKQEPDASNEGSSEASDYESDEENLLASINNDGEDSSDSDREYASDDDDEVLSFESHDSDREYASDDDDEVLSFESLESELDDDGEENEGATLEEIENDEDDEADGEDDEDDEEADSADDVNSDSSPEEDEGELADSSDEEFVEEEVKTKQAKPDKKKKPATEIESDEEPLPQDDDDDEPKLGRIEDVLGTDEKKTRGLNVFPALPKKRGKKKDEYAGGDTSDEEDIRNTVGNIPMHWYNEYKHIGYDWDAKKIIKAKKGDAIDDFLQRMEDPNFWRTVTDPQTGQKVVLSDADVGLIKRIIAGRNPDAEYNDYEPFVEWFTSEMEKMPIRNIPDSKRSFLPSKVEKQKIGKYVHALKMGWMKTMAEKRRLAAIRRAPKFHMLWETDHGKEEMRRIHDHVVAPKRPLPGHAESYNPPPEYLFDEKELTEWKKLSNEPWKRKRQFVPQKFNSLREVPAYSRFVKERFLRCLDLYLCPRSRRTRVAVGPEYLIPKLPSPRDLQPFPTLQNLIYKGHTNMIRCISVEPKGEYLVTGSDDMTVKIWEISTARCIRTIPTGDIVRSVAWCPNSKISLVAVASGKRVLLINPKVGDYVLVKKTDDLLSEAPRSDTVDNERIKTAIQWGEATEEENKLGVRIVITHFREVRQVTWHGRGDYFATVMPDAAYRSVMIHQLSKRRSQLPFSKSKGLVQCVLFHPVKPCLFVATQRHVRVYDLVKQMMLKKLYPGCKWISSMAIHPKGDNLLVGTYEKRLIWFDLDLSTKPYQQLRIHNAAIRSVSFHLRYPLFASAGDDRSVIVSHGMVYNDLLQNPLIVPLRRLKNHEIVNDFSVLDTVFHPTQPWIFSSGADNTVRLYT; encoded by the exons ATGGTGGCCAACAAAGAAAAGGCAATGAAACGTAAAGCTTCCATTGTTGGAGCAACGGCAGAACAGATTGTTTCCAAACAAGAACCAGATGCATCGAACGAAGGCAGCTCTGAAGCGAGCGACTATGAATCGGATGAG GAAAACCTTCTCGCCAGTATCAACAATGATGGCGAAGATAGCAGCGATTCGGATAGAGAATATGCCtctgacgatgatgatgaggtgTTAAGCTTCGAAAGCCATGATTCGGATAGAGAATATGcctctgatgatgatgatgaggtgtTAAGCTTCGAAAGCCTTGAATCGGAgttggatgatgatggtgaagaaaatgaaggcGCAACGCTGGAAGAAATCGAaaacgatgaagatgatgaagcCGACGGTGAGGATGATGAGGACGATGAGGAAGCCGATTCGGCTGATGACGTGAACAGTGATAGTTCGCCGGAAGAAGATGAGGGAGAGTTGGCGGATAGCAGCGATGAAGAGTTCGTCGAGgaggaagtgaaaacaaaacaagctaaACCagataagaaaaagaaacccgCAACAGAGATTGAGTCGGATGAAGAACCACTTCCgcaggacgacgacgacgatgagcCAAAGCTTGGCAGAATTGAAGATGTGCTCGGTACGGATGAGAAGAAAACACGCGGGCTCAATGTGTTTCCTGCGTTGCCGAAAAAGAGAGGCAAGAAGAAGGATGAGTACGCCGGTGGAGATACATCGGATGAGGAGGATATCCGGAACACGGTCGGTAACATTCCGATGCACTGGTACAACGAGTACAAGCACATCGGTTACGATTGGGATGCGAAAAAGATCATCAAGGCGAAGAAGGGTGATGCGATCGATGATTTCCTGCAGCGCATGGAGGATCCGAACTTCTGGCGTACGGTAACGGATCCACAGACGGGCCAGAAGGTGGTACTGTCCGATGCCGATGTTGGACTGATCAAGCGCATCATAGCGGGACGCAACCCGGACGCCGAGTATAACGATTACGAACCGTTCGTCGAGTGGTTCACGTCGGAGATGGAAAAGATGCCGATACGCAACATTCCGGACAGTAAGCGTTCGTTCCTGCCGAGCAAGgtggaaaagcaaaagatTGGCAAGTATGTGCACGCACTGAAGATGGGTTGGATGAAGACGATGGCGGAAAAGCGTCGACTGGCAGCGATCCGCCGTGCGCCAAAGTTCCATATGCTGTGGGAGACTGACCATGGCAAGGAGGAGATGCGTCGCATTCATGATCATGTTGTTGCCCCGAAACGGCCACTCCCGGGACATGCGGAATCGTATAATCCACCACCGGAATATCTGTTCGATGAGAAGGAGCTGACCGAGTGGAAGAAACTCAGCAACGAGCCTTGGAAACGGAAGCGTCAATTCGTTCCCCAAAAGTTCAACAGCTTGCGGGAAGTACCGGCCTACTCGCGATTTGTTAAGGAGCGGTTTCTGCGGTGTTTGGATCTGTATCTTTGTCCGCGCAGCAGACGTACGCGTGTCGCTGTTGGTCCGGAGTATCTGATACCGAAGCTGCCGTCACCGCGCGACTTGCAACCGTTCCCGACGCTTCAGAACCTAATCTACAAGGGCCACACGAACATGATCCGTTGCATTAGCGTGGAACCGAAGGGTGAATACCTTGTGACCGGGTCGGATGATATGACGGTGAAAA TTTGGGAAATATCGACTGCACGTTGTATCCGCACGATACCGACCGGTGACATTGTGCGATCAGTAGCGTGGTGCCCCAACAGCAAGATATCGCTGGTGGCCGTGGCCAGTGGGAAACGTGTGCTGCTCATCAATCCAAAGGTTGGCGATTACGTGCTGGTGAAGAAAACGGATGACCTGCTTTCGGAGGCACCCCGATCCGATACGGTTGATAACGAGCGTATCAAGACCGCGATCCAGTGGGGCGAGGCAAcagaggaagaaaacaaactggGCGTACGGATCGTGATCACGCACTTCCGCGAGGTGCGCCAGGTGACCTGGCATGGTCGGGGTGATTACTTCGCTACCGTGATGCCGGATGCGGCCTATCGCTCCGTCATGATCCATCAGCTGTCCAAACGGCGATCGCAGCTTCCGTTCTCGAAGAGCAAGGGTTTGGTCCAGTGCGTTCTGTTCCATCCGGTTAAACCGTGTCTTTTTGTGGCG ACCCAGCGGCACGTGCGTGTGTACGACCTGGTGAAACAGATGATGTTGAAGAAACTGTACCCCGGTTGCAAATGGATCTCCAGCATGGCCATCCATCCGAAGGGTGACAATCTGCTGGTCGGTACGTACGAAAAGCGACTGATCTGGTTCGATCTCGATCTGTCCACCAAACCGTATCAGCAACTACGAATCCACAATGCTGCGATACGAAGTGTTTCGTTCCATCTGCGCTATCCACTGTTTGCATCCGCCGGTGACGATCGTAGTGTGATCGTGTCTCACGGCATGGTTTACAA TGATCTGTTGCAAAATCCACTGATTGTGCCACTGAGGCGGTTGAAAAACCATGAAATTGTGAACGACTTTTCCGTGTTGGATACAGTGTTTCATCCTACGCAACCGTGGATTTTCTCATCCGGAGCAGACAATACGGTACGTTTGTACACGTAA